The genomic interval GCTACTGGGTGTTTGCGCACAACGGAAACCTAGAGAACTACGAACCGCGCTTGCATGGCAATTTCAAACCCGTCGGTCACACCGATAGCGAGCAGGCGTTTTGCTGGTTGATGCAAGAAATGGCCAAGTCACACGCCAGCGTGCCATCGGTTGATGAGCTGACACTGACGCTCAAAGAGCTGGTGCCGCAGATTGCCAAGCACGGCACGTTCAATTTCTTGCTGTCCAACGGTCAGGCGCTGTGGGCGCATGCCTCGACTAATCTTTGTTACATCGAACGCAAACACCCATTTGCAAAGGCCACGCTGAGTGATCAAGACATGAGCATCAATTTTGCAGAACACGCATCGCCTGATGACCGTGTGGCGGTGGTGGTGACGGCGCCTTTGACAACCAACGAGGTGTGGACGCCGTTTGCACCGGGAGAGTTGAAGGTGTTTGTGGATGGACAGCTGCGCGCTTAAGCGGCCGCAGTTTCCAACGCGTCAATGAACATCGCAGCGACATCAAAACCGGTTTGATCAAAGATCTCTTGAAAGCAAGTAGGGCTGGTCACGTTCACTTCGGTGAGGCAGTCACCAATCACATCCAAACCCACCAACAACAAACCACGCTTGGCGAGGATGGGGCCTAGGGCTTCGGCGATTTCTTGGTCACGTGCTGAGATAGCTTGCGCCACGCCTTTGCCGCCTGCAGCCAAGTTGCCGCGCACTTCACCACCTTGGGGAATACGCGCCAAGCAATAGGGCACGACTTTGCCGCCAATGACGAGCACGCGCTTGTCGCCTTTATCAATCGCAGGGATGAACTTTTGCACCATGACCGTTTGGGCGCCGTCACGGTTGAGGGTTTCGGTGATGGCGCCGAGATTCAAGCCATCGTCCTTCACGCGGAAGATACCCATGCCGCCCATGCCATCGAGTGGCTTCAAGATGATGTCGCGGTGTTGCGCATGAAACGCACGAATGGCATCGGCGCTGCGCGTCACCAGGGTGGGGCTGATGAATTGTGCGAATTCCAGAATGGCTAATTTTTCTGGATGGTCGCGCAAAGCAGCGGGTTTGTTGAACACCTTGGCACCTTCGCGCTCGGCTTGCTCTAGCAAGTGCGTGGCGTAGAAGTACTCGCTGTCAAAAGGCGGGTCTTTGCGCATCACGATGGCGTCGGCGCTGTTGAGCGCGTAGTGCTCGTCCACGCTTTGCACGTTAAACCAACTCTCAGCATCACCCGTCAAGCGCACATGTTGCACGCGTGCAGTGACTTTTTGGCCGCTTTGCCACACGATGTCTTGCGGTTCGCAGGCCAACACTTGGTGGCCACGGCGCTGGGCTTCACGCATCATCGCAAACGTGGTGTCCTTGTAAATTTTGAAAGACGACAACGGGTCTGCGACGAAGAGGATATGCATGTTTTAAATTTCGATTTTGCTGCCCAGCTCCACCACGGAGTTGCTAGGCAAGTTCAAGAAGTCGGCAGCAGAGCTGGCATTGAGGTGCATTTGGGCAAACAGTTTTTCACGCCACTGGGCCATGCCACCCGTCACCGTAGGCACGATGCTGTCGCGTGACAGGAAATAGCTTGTCGTCATCGGGCTGATTTCGCACCCCATGCCATTCAAGTTAGCCAACGCGCCTGGCACGTCCGGATCGTCTTTGAAACCGTAGTGAATCACGACCTGCCAACAGTCTTGGCCAATGGCGGAAATTTCTAGGCGTTCGTTTTCATCAATCCAAGGCACTTCATGGTTTTGCACGTTCACAAACAAGTTTTGCTTGTGCAACACTTTGTTGTGTTTCAAGTTATGCAACATGGCGTTGGGCACGGCACCCTTTCCAGAAGTCAAGAACACGGCCGTGCCTTCGACTCGCGTGGGGGGTGACAAAAACACCGCCTCTAAGAAACTGTTCAAGTCCAATGCATCTTCTTTGCGCTTCTCATGAAGGATGGCACGGCCATCGCGCCATGTCAGCATGAACATCATGATGACCGAAGCAATCAGCAACGGGAACCAGCCACCTTCGAACAGCTTCAACAAGTTCGAGGCCCAGAACACAAAGTCCACCGCAAAGAAAAAGCTCGTGGCCGCCAAACACCACCAGAACGGGTATTTCCAACCGTAATGAATCACAAAGAAGGTCAGTACGGTGGTGATGAGCATATCGGTACACACCGCAATGCCGTAGGCCGCCGCCAAATTGCTGGATGATTTAAACATCATCACCGCCAATACGATGACAGCAAACAAGCCCCAGTTCACAAACGGAATATAGATTTGACCCGTGTCTTTCACGCTGGTGTGCAGCACTTGCAAACGTGGCAAGAAGCCCAGTTGAACCACTTGCTTGGTCACGCTAAAAGCGCCTGAAATCAAGGCTTGCGAAGCAATCACGGTGGCCGCTGTCGCCAGCCCCACCAACGGCACGAGCAACCAATCAGGTGCCATGTTGAAGAACGGGTTGGCCACGGCTGCGGGGTCACTCAAAAGCAAAGCGCCTTGACCAAAGTAGTTCAGGGTCAACGCAGGCATGACCACAAAGAACCAGGCGATGCGAATGGGCTTCTTACCGAAGTGCCCCATGTCCGCATACAAAGCTTCGCCACCGGTGACGCACAACACCACAGCGCCCAAAATCAAGAAGGTCACTTCGGGTTCGGTGAAGATGAAACGCAAAGCATGATGCGGGCTGATGGCCCACAAAATTTCTGGATGCGATGCGATGTGATAAATGCCCAAAGCAGAAATGGCAGCAAACCACACCACGGTGATCGGACCAAAAAACTTACCAATACCACTGGTGCCTCGCTTTTGCACAGCGAAGAGGCCAAACAAAATGATGATTGTGAGTGGAATCACATACTTCTTAAAAGCGGGTGACACCACCTCTAAACCCTCGACCGCAGACAACACCGAAATAGCGGGTGTGATCACACCATCGCCATAAAACAAGCAAGTGCCAAAGATGCCCACGATCAGCATGCGATGACGCAACACGGGGCGGTCTTTCACCGCCATGGACGCTAAAGCCAGCATCGCCACCAAACCACCTTCGCCGTGGTTGTCCGCACGCAACACCAAAGCCACATACTTGATGGACACAATGACGGTCAACGTCCAAAAGAAGATGGACAAGATGCCATAGATGTTGTCGGGCGTGAATTGCACATGGCCCGAACCAAACACCTCTTTCATCGCGTACAGCACGCTGGTGCCGATGTCGCCGTAAACAACGCCAATCGCGCCCAAGGTGAGCGCCGCGAGCGACGACTTTCCGTGTTGATCCATAACTAACCTCAGTCGTAATTTTCTGCTTCGGGATCAGTGGCTTCGAGTTCATAACTCGCAGCCAACATGGCCAAACGGCCGATGACACCATACATGTAGAAGCGGTTGGGGGTACTTGCACCGGGCTTCATGCCAGGCTGCGGTGTGTGCGCACTTTGTTCAAAAGCCAAAGGCACAAAGCTGGCACCGGGAGCGTTCAAGTTTTCGTCCACGCCGCGGTCGGCATGCACGCGGTAGAAACCGCCCACCACGTAGCGGTCCATCATGTAGACCACGGGTTCAGCCACCGCGTCGTTCAAGCGCTCGTGCGTGAGCACGCCTTCTTGGATGATGACTTGGTTGACTTCTTGACCATCTTTGACCACGCTCATTTTGTTGCGCGTCTT from Limnohabitans curvus carries:
- a CDS encoding class II glutamine amidotransferase, translating into MCQLLGLNCKNPTDATFSFSGFAQRAGVTDHHADGWGIAFFEGSEQDRGLRHFIDHLPASTSPVAELIRKYPIKSRNVISHIRKATQGVVALENCHPFVRELWGRYWVFAHNGNLENYEPRLHGNFKPVGHTDSEQAFCWLMQEMAKSHASVPSVDELTLTLKELVPQIAKHGTFNFLLSNGQALWAHASTNLCYIERKHPFAKATLSDQDMSINFAEHASPDDRVAVVVTAPLTTNEVWTPFAPGELKVFVDGQLRA
- the gshB gene encoding glutathione synthase, encoding MHILFVADPLSSFKIYKDTTFAMMREAQRRGHQVLACEPQDIVWQSGQKVTARVQHVRLTGDAESWFNVQSVDEHYALNSADAIVMRKDPPFDSEYFYATHLLEQAEREGAKVFNKPAALRDHPEKLAILEFAQFISPTLVTRSADAIRAFHAQHRDIILKPLDGMGGMGIFRVKDDGLNLGAITETLNRDGAQTVMVQKFIPAIDKGDKRVLVIGGKVVPYCLARIPQGGEVRGNLAAGGKGVAQAISARDQEIAEALGPILAKRGLLLVGLDVIGDCLTEVNVTSPTCFQEIFDQTGFDVAAMFIDALETAAA
- a CDS encoding potassium transporter Kup, which gives rise to MDQHGKSSLAALTLGAIGVVYGDIGTSVLYAMKEVFGSGHVQFTPDNIYGILSIFFWTLTVIVSIKYVALVLRADNHGEGGLVAMLALASMAVKDRPVLRHRMLIVGIFGTCLFYGDGVITPAISVLSAVEGLEVVSPAFKKYVIPLTIIILFGLFAVQKRGTSGIGKFFGPITVVWFAAISALGIYHIASHPEILWAISPHHALRFIFTEPEVTFLILGAVVLCVTGGEALYADMGHFGKKPIRIAWFFVVMPALTLNYFGQGALLLSDPAAVANPFFNMAPDWLLVPLVGLATAATVIASQALISGAFSVTKQVVQLGFLPRLQVLHTSVKDTGQIYIPFVNWGLFAVIVLAVMMFKSSSNLAAAYGIAVCTDMLITTVLTFFVIHYGWKYPFWWCLAATSFFFAVDFVFWASNLLKLFEGGWFPLLIASVIMMFMLTWRDGRAILHEKRKEDALDLNSFLEAVFLSPPTRVEGTAVFLTSGKGAVPNAMLHNLKHNKVLHKQNLFVNVQNHEVPWIDENERLEISAIGQDCWQVVIHYGFKDDPDVPGALANLNGMGCEISPMTTSYFLSRDSIVPTVTGGMAQWREKLFAQMHLNASSAADFLNLPSNSVVELGSKIEI